The proteins below come from a single Papaver somniferum cultivar HN1 chromosome 11, ASM357369v1, whole genome shotgun sequence genomic window:
- the LOC113320487 gene encoding major antigen-like — MEEDKKKKRNKKKKGKQNKTPDVETTSVEQNNNNGTQTSGTADTQTSSVALESDGRLDMHHSDGTENKCVEDKLKQVQLDKDSWSLKEAHLEEEITNLRFEKDSCIQREASLNEKFEQLQNEKASLVQIEVSLNEKIEQLQNEKASLVQIEDVLEKKIMQLQSEKDSWLQKEADLEDKIKHLESDVESLAYKEGTLEDKIKHLEHDRESLALKENLAQEALTRLNADKMEIQTKVKEFEESRDYHAQENQQLRETISVLQSEMQTLAKGNNSSAAASTLEMVSELYEHDNRRTNGESPSVPTHDSAVVSLEAVAATDHVPELSEKAPESNMPLGSSMSNQKEDEQNTANNRDMESISVTVSQSEESSGVPYRASEIEEIVQVPLDDNEIKEVESRATESDEKTGIPLSDAPLIGAPFRLISFFAQYVSGADLVDKNTSSSGR, encoded by the exons ATGgaagaagataaaaagaagaagagaaataagaaaaagaaaggaaaacaaaataaaactccAGATGTAGAAACCACTTCTGTGGAGCAGAATAATAATAATGGTACACAGACATCAGGGACTGCTGATACTCAGACTTCTTCTGTAGCTCTGGAATCTGATGGAAGACTAGACATGCATCACAGTGATGGAACGGAAAAT AAATGCGTCGAAGACAAACTAAAGCAAGTTCAATTGGACAAGGATTCATGGAGTTTGAAGGAG GCACACTTAGAAGAGGAAATTACAAATTTACGGTTTGAAAAGGATTCCTGCATACAGAGGGAG GCGAGCTTAAATGAGAAATTTGAACAATTACAGAATGAAAAAGCTTCACTTGTGCAAATAGAG GTGAGCTTAAATGAGAAAATTGAACAATTACAAAATGAAAAAGCTTCACTTGTTCAGATAGag GATGTTTTGGAGAAGAAAATAATGCAGTTACAGAGTGAAAAAGATTCTTGGCTTCAAAAGGAG GCtgatttagaggataaaattAAACACTTGGAGAGTGATGTAGAATCTTTGGCTTATAAGGAG GGCACGTTGGAGGATAAAATCAAGCACTTGGAGCATGATAGAGAATCGTTGGCCTTAAAGGAG AACTTAGCGCAGGAAGCGTTAACTAGACTGAATGCAGATAAGATGGAGATACAAACAAAG GTGAAGGAGTTCGAAGAATCCCGAGACTATCACGCGCAAGAGAACCAACAGTTGAGGGAAACTATATCTGTTCTGCAGTCAGAAATGCAAACCCTTGCAAAGGGTAACAATTCCTCTGCTGCTGCCTCAACGTTAGAGATG GTGAGTGAACTGTACGAGCATGATAACAGGCGTACCAATGGTGAATCCCCTTCAGTTCCTACTCATGATTCGGCAGTAGTATCACTTGAAGCAGTTGCTGCAACTGATCATGTGCCAGAGTTAAGTGAGAAAGCTCCTGAATCTAATATGCCTTTGGGGTCTTCAATGAGCAATCAAAAGGAAGACGAACAGAATACCGCAAATAACAGAGACATGGAATCTATATCTGTTACTGTGAGCCAGAGCGAAGAATCATCAGGAGTACCTTACAGAGCCAGTGAGATTGAGGAAATCGTGCAAGTTCCCTTAGACGATAATGAAATTAAGGAGGTGGAGTCACGAGCTACTGAATCTGATGAAAAGACTGGTATCCCACTATCAGATGCTCCATTGATTGGAGCCCCTTTCAGGCTGATTTCATTTTTTGCACAATATGTCAGTGGTGCAGACCTGGTTGACAAAAATACATCTAGTTCTGGCAGGTAA